Part of the Trichoderma asperellum chromosome 1, complete sequence genome is shown below.
atagaagaagaagcgggtATGATGGAGTCACACGCCAATGGCTGTAAAGTTTCTTTATCATTTTACTTTCTACAAAGCCCCCAAAGCTCCTCAAGGTGAATTTTATCGTCTTTCGACTAGGTACGTACGCGTAACTGTACTTGATGCGAGTCCCAACAAACGCTACATGCGGAATCCATCAACAGCGCAGAGTCAAATGAAGAGTTAAAACGCATCAGCACAACTGTATTATCGtactttgcttttttccaTGTCGTCAACAGTCCCACAGCAATATCTCCAAAGCTAAAATTTTCGTCATCAGCACGATTTATCAGGATGGATTCAGAGCTGCTGACGCTGTCAAATCTCCGAGAGACAAGCTTTAGTAGCATGTATTACCATGCGTTGATCAAATATTAGAAGATTTGCACACTTGGATGCGTGTATTTGACGGAGATTAATCAATTTGGAGGAGATTCCGTCATCAAAACGCTCTCTATAACAAGCCGCAGCGGAACGGCTCATCGGTATCTTTGATGAAGAATACCACACCGGGTACCTTGACGCCGCGATTAAGGCGCTTCAGTTGGATGGCGCCAATATAAAACGCCAAATCAAAACTCTCACGGGGGATACAATTGTGTTTCGAACCTCTAGTCACGAGACTAACGGCAGAATGCTGGCATACGACGCGGAACGCGGCCAGCTCGCCTGGTGTGTCATGCCTGGCCAATGGCATATGCGATCCTGCTACACAGTATTTGTTGTTTCTCTATTGTATGAGTATCCTTCGACGCTAGCGATATGAGGCCTCTGGTTGGTGGCAAACTTGTTTCGATGATGGCCCAGCAAGCGAAAGACCTGGGGGCTCCTGTCTACGAGAGCCAACTCTTCGAAAGCTTGCGCGTAGACGAGGCCACTTGACtgaggaagatgctgccgaATTTGCAGCTCAGGGTACATTTCCGTGTGCGCCAGACGGTTCTGTTGAAGACGAAGGAATCGAGGTTGGAGATGGTGAGGACATGGATGATTTTTTATGCGCAGTTCTCTAGTGACTCGGTTGCGGTGCCAACCCATCGTTGTTGACTGAGGATTGGAGTTTTGGTGAGGATGCGAATGGGGATGGTGTGGATGAGAGAAACAGGTCGAGGTCGAGTTTGAAgccgaggatgaggatgaatcGGAGCATCTTTGCGACGCTCTTGTGATTGAATTGCCCAGCTGATAGGCTGAGAATGCAAAATCAGAGAATGGATGATTCAAAAGCTGGACACTGGTTTCTGCTTCTAAATCACGTGGTTGTTGTAGCTGTCGTAGTCGCTGtagttgaagatgatgtaGTAGCTACATTATAGTAGGTAGACGTGTGTAAAGAGGAGAGGCGAGATCCCAACCTACCTTGCTAGGTATCTAGCTGTCATTATGTACTGGGTAGTTTGGATATGGTCAATTCACCCAGCCGGATGTTTGTGTTAGCCGCAAATTTACTGAAGCCGTGTATTCGCCTCCACACGTCATTCACTGAGCTGGATATCAGCCTCACATTCGCAGTGGCGGCCGAGTACAGAAGGTTCCAGAGTCTCGGGGAACAACAAGCAGTCATAGCAGAaacagtagaagcagtagaagtagtagttGTACAGTAGTGGTGGCAGCAGTAGGCAGCTGTATGAGGTGTTGGACGGGTGGATGCTTTGCAAGGTGGATGaatgtatacatgtacatatcaCTGCCTTTTCAAAGTGGCAGTGAATTGAACTTAAAGTGAAGCCAAGTCCCACTTAATCTTAAAACAACGTTGAAACTTAAAAAGGCAGTCTTTGAACTCTCCCCCGTTCAAAGACATCCATCCATACTCACACAATTGACTGTTTTCCCCCTGCCTTCAGCGCCTTTTGCAAGGTATTTTCCATTGCCTCTCTTACAGGTCAGTATACAGATCAGGTCATCCACAGATTAGGCCAGAGGCCTTGTTCTAACCAGCTTCTATCTACATGCAGTCTCACCACTCGTATCGCCCATTCTCTTCCCGCCAAGATgccgaaaaagaacaaaaggtCGAACAAATCCCAGCCAAAAGAGGTGCAACAACGCGCCGAGCCCTCGACTCCATCTCCCAAGGAGCCTGCCTCCGCTGGTCCATCCATGCCCAAGAAGCGCCTCCCTGTTGCACAATCCCCAACGCCGCACAGCACCGGTAACATCCGGGAgtatgatgatgaaggagcCAAATTACTCGCGCTTCCGAAAATCCGAAGCAAGTTGCCCAAGGAAGTATCACAGCGAGTTCAGGAAGCAGTCGAGGGCCTACGTGGTGGGAAGCGCAACATCTCGCAGCTCTCCAATTTGACCATTGATGCCCCCCTCCGGCAAAGCAGCAGATGGTAGAAAGGGATCGAGATGCAGCAGAATCAATCATAGAGGCCACTCTTCAAGACAAGGAGAAAGAGCTGGCCGCAGCCGAACAGGTCGTCGGCATTCTCAACGGAGAATGGCATGCTGGGAACCTCGACATCACCCAAGAAACGTTCACGTCTGAAATTGAAAAATTGGAGCGCCGAATCACATCCCTCAAAGGAGATACCGTTGTTATCCGGACCTCACGCCACGAGCTTAGCGGCAGGATGCTGGATGATATGATTTGGCGGCAAGACCGTGAGAATGCAGACTGGGCCTACCTTGATCTGTTGATCAGCCGCTACAAGACACCTGAAGGGGCAAGACTGTCTCTCTTTGCACCTCGAGATGCAGACGCTCAACAAAGGTTTCGCGCAAAAGTGCTTAAAGCATATGGCGCTGCAGATGGGCATGCCGCTTGGTGTGCCATTTCAGGCCAATGGCATGATGCAAGCCTTATCAAAGCAGCTCACATTGTTAGATACAATGTGGGCGAACCTTCTGCCCAACACCTGTTTGGCCCCTCAAACGATAAGGATGGCCACCTGATGGGAGCAAAAAATGGCATACCAATACACCAGGTGTATGAACAGGCGCTGGACGAGGCCCGTCTGGTCATTGTACCTGATGGAGACCAGGAGAACGGCCAAGCATCTACCAGCGGTTGGAAGGTCTATTGGCTCTATGAAGCTGATGCCAAGAAAAGGTCCCTGGCGCTGCCATCAGGCTCTGAACTCCACGGACGCTCGCTGCAGTTCCAGAACGACTTTCGCCCGGCCGCACGATACTTGTACTTTGCGTTTTGTATGAGCATCCTGAGGCGACAACGCCACGACGTTCCCGGTTGGTGGCGGGACTACCTCATCGATGGCGTAGGAAAGGTTTGGGCAACACCGGGCAGTTACTTGCGCAATTCGACTCTTCGCAAAATTGCGCACCAAGTCGGCCATCTgactgaggaggaggcgtcGATATTTGCAGCCGAAGGGGGCAGTGGTCGCACAACTGATCCtgctgatgaagatgaagacgaagtcaTGGATTCTACACATTCCAGTGTAATAAGCTCCGCTTGTGCCTCGCAGGCTTCGCCAACACCTTCCACTTAGAGAGGCAAGCGGATTCAGAGACGTGACGAGGCTGAgagtgatgatgaagaggaataAAACGAGGGGACTACGTGGGCGAAAGCCTAGTTTACCCACTCTCAGGTTAGGGATGAGATGAATGATACCGAAACTAATTTGCTTGTGTGACTTGAAGTGCTTTGATCGCCCAAATAAGAGGTTGAGAAAGAATAGATGGCTAATTGAAAAGGTGTCAAGTAATAAGCTGTGTCTGATGACTGTGATATaatagagacagtagagacagtagagacagtagagacagtagagacagtagagacagtagagacagtagagacagtagagacagtagagacagtagagacagtagagacagtagagacagtagag
Proteins encoded:
- a CDS encoding uncharacterized protein (EggNog:ENOG41) yields the protein MVERDRDAAESIIEATLQDKEKELAAAEQVVGILNGEWHAGNLDITQETFTSEIEKLERRITSLKGDTVVIRTSRHELSGRMLDDMIWRQDRENADWAYLDLLISRYKTPEGARLSLFAPRDADAQQRFRAKVLKAYGAADGHAAWCAISGQWHDASLIKAAHIVRYNVGEPSAQHLFGPSNDKDGHLMGAKNGIPIHQVYEQALDEARLVIVPDGDQENGQASTSGWKVYWLYEADAKKRSLALPSGSELHGRSLQFQNDFRPAARYLYFAFCMSILRRQRHDVPGWWRDYLIDGVGKVWATPGSYLRNSTLRKIAHQVGHLTEEEASIFAAEGGSGRTTDPADEDEDEVMDSTHSSVISSACASQASPTPST